Proteins encoded by one window of Arachis ipaensis cultivar K30076 chromosome B04, Araip1.1, whole genome shotgun sequence:
- the LOC107638149 gene encoding receptor-like protein kinase ANXUR2 gives MAFDVVMAYHVLGCDSTNLNQIQVWYTSAYSWNAHMAVHAPHRDGPLFTSKPKPIAVDYVAGTLGYLASECSQRLTVTDKCDVYSFGMVLLVMVCMKEKDLFLNKANMLGNQYLEGKSEIKYLEKFIDDQVQPWNSATNNFHNSFKVGEGSFGNVYKGYLENSSTPVAIKRCKKDSVFGLSSLKNEVVLLSQLQHPNLISLVGFCIEGTELVLVYDYMSNGSIRDHLHRGNIDPLTWKRRLQICIGVARALHYLHTGAKYTIIHRNIKTRLILLDSNWEPKVSSLLLSKRGALSTSKSLTRVESDVKGTLGYLDPEYYNTSMLTEKSDVFSFGIVLLEVVSAKPAKEISGEYFQGFNQSLRSFGNEIVDPILKSKIDPDCWKTFVDITKRCLLLEGRERPDIGEVEVELELALKLQEEADAKN, from the exons ATGGCTTTTGATGTTGTTATGGCCTATCATGTTTTGGGTTGTGATA GTACCAATTTGAATCAAATTCAAGTTTGGTACACATCAGCATACAGTTGGAATGCTCACATGGCAGTTCACGCTCCACATCGAGAT GGACCACTATTTACTTCCAAGCCGAAACCAATTGCAGTAGATTATGTTGCAG GTACACTTGGATACTTAGCCTCTGAATGTTCCCAACGCCTGACTGTTACAGATAAATGTGACGTTTACTCCTTTGGTATGGTTCTACTTGTAATGGTATGCATGAAGGAGAAGGATTTGTTTCTTAACAAGGCCAACATGTTAGGTAACCAATATTTGGAGGGGAAGAGTGAAATCAAATACTTAGAGAAGTTCATTGATGATCAAGTTCAACCATGGAAT TCAGCAACAAATAACTTCCATAATTCTTTTAAAGTTGGAGAAGGCTCCTTTGGCAATGTCTACAAAGGttatctggaaaacagttctacACCAGTTGCCATCAAACGGTGCAAGAAGGATTCAGTTTTTGGTCTTTCCAGCTTGAAGAATGAGGTTGTCCTGCTTTCTCAGCTGCAACACCCCAATCTCATCTCTTTAGTTGGATTCTGCATTGAAGGAACCGAGTTGGTTCTTGTATATGATTACATGTCTAATGGTTCCATTCGTGATCATCTTCATCGTGGGAACATCGATCCACTTACATGGAAGAGGAGGCTTCAAATTTGCATAGGAGTGGCGCGTGCACTGCACTATCTTCACACAGGAGCCAAGTACACTATTATCCACCGGAACATTAAAACACGTCTCATTCTTTTGGATAGTAATTGGGAACCAAAAGTTTCAAGCCTATTATTATCCAAAAGGGGAGCACTTAGTACTTCAAAGTCATTGACAAGGGTGGAGTCAGATGTGAAGGGAACATTGGGGTATCTTGATCCGGAATATTACAACACAAGTATGTTGACTGAAAAATCAGATGTATTTTCATTCGGCATAGTTCTATTAGAAGTTGTGAGTGCAAAGCCGGCAAAAGAGATTAGCGGAGAATACTTTCAAGGCTTTAATCAGTCACTGAGGTCATTTGGAAATGAAATTGTTGATCCAATTCTTAAGTCTAAGATTGATCCAGATTGTTGGAAAACATTTGTTGACATCACTAAGAGATGTTTGCTTTTGGAGGGAAGGGAGAGGCCAGACATTGGAGAAGTGGAGGTGGAACTTGAACTTGCACTAAAATTGCAAGAGGAAGCTGATGCCAAGAATTAA
- the LOC107638150 gene encoding F-box/kelch-repeat protein At3g23880-like: MDKKKQKHTTGNKPKQQSTMEKKNENHKSKSIHDIFPPDLIHRILLRVPLKQLGRLKCVSKLWNTLISDPHFAESHLHLSAAPTHVCLFISNYSKACSVDIDAAFHDYNFANAAKDVSLPFKMKRRYNFEVMCSCRGFVLLHGAPHFFVVWNPVTGSSKRVSYSHIVSRCNPVYQCLYGFGYDASQDDYLVFVASQDKNGQDHFDCLSLRTNSSTNLDFALSKPLGRSNWESRGFFLNGAIHWSSCTLSVRDYSILIFDLKERSFSTISMPEQVMGYLNPTHLVLLGGCLALYSYECDKTNIWVMKQYKVQSSWTFYQISRKTVPLYLSNGSDIVALDLVLGTRLRFAKYNAKGELLQRKYVDYPHCLSSRSYTVYTESLAPLPTEIKDKDMDKKKKNGHQNQKGDVKQGKRTRSQ; this comes from the exons ATGGATAAGAAGAAGCAGAAGCACACAACAGGGAACAAACCAAAACAGCAATCGACCATggagaagaagaatgagaatCACAAGAGCAAGAGCATTCACGATATTTTCCCTCCTGATCTGATTCACAGAATCTTACTTAGGGTTCCGCTCAAACAACTCGGTCGCCTCAAGTGCGTTTCGAAGCTCTGGAACACTCTCATTTCCGATCCACACTTTGCGGAATCGCATCTTCACCTCTCTGCCGCACCCACCCATGTATGCCTCTTCATAAGTAACTACTCCAAGGCTTGCTCCGTTGACATTGACGCAGCATTTCACGACTACAATTTTGCTAATGCAGCAAAAGATGTATCTCTCCCTTTCAAGATGAAAAGACGTTATAATTTTGAAGTTATGTGCTCCTGCAGAGGCTTTGTTCTCTTACACGGAGCCCCGCATTTTTTTGTCGTATGGAATCCAGTGACTGGATCCAGCAAAAGAGTATCCTACTCTCACATTGTTTCTCGTTGTAATCCCGTTTATCAGTGTTTGTATGGATTTGGTTACGATGCTTCACAGGATGACTACTTAGTTTTTGTAGCTTCTCAGGATAAGAATGGCCAAGACCACTTTGATTGCTTGTCTTTGAGAACCAATTCATCGACTAATCTTGATTTTGCACTCTCCAAACCCTTGGGTAGGAGCAACTGGGAATCTCGTGGGTTCTTCTTGAATGGCGCTATTCATTGGTCGTCTTGCACTCTTAGTGTTAGAGATTATAGTATTCTTATATTTGATTTGAAGGAAAGGAGTTTCTCAACCATATCTATGCCTGAACAAGTGATGGGTTATCTCAATCCCACTCATCTCGTCCTACTAGGAGGCTGCCTGGCCTTGTATTCTTATGAATGCGATAAAACTAACATATGGGTGATGAAACAATACAAAGTGCAGTCCTCTTGGACTTTCTATCAGATTTCTCGTAAGACTGTGCCTTTATACTTATCCAATGGTAGTGACATTGTTGCATTAGATTTAGTTTTGGGTACCCGCCTAAGGTTTGCAAAATATAATGCCAAAGGAGAGCTCCTCCAACGCAAATATGTTGATTATCCTCACTGTTTGTCCAGCAGAAGCTACACTGTATACACAGAGAGTCTCGCGCCACTCCCTACTGAGATTAAGGATAAGGATAtggataagaagaagaaaaatg GCCATCAGAATCAGAAGGGGGATGTCAAACAAGGAAAGAGAACTAGGAGCCAATGA
- the LOC107638151 gene encoding uncharacterized protein LOC107638151: MNIQAFLSITTSRSNHVSVSLQNLLFPLFSLKLCPKTLAKELNLPVQFTILQNDICGRVRTNRVQSWRTHGDRTPVEEGIVKMESPAMIFVFYYGGKFKKERDGYLYYEPDNTEVVMCKDCRRFLVFSLTKG, from the exons ATGAATATTCAAGCGTTTCTTTCCATCACCACCTCTCGTAGCAACCATGTCTCTGTTTCGCTCCAAAACCTCTtgtttcctctcttctctctgaAGCTCTGCCCTAAGACACTTGCCAAAGAATTGAACCTGCCTGTTCAGTTCACCATTCTGCAAAACGACATTTGCGGAAGGGTTCGCACTAACAGAGTGCAAAGTTGGAGGACTCACGGAGACCGAACACCAGTGGAAGAAGGCATCGTAAAG ATGGAAAGTCCTGCAATGATTTTTGTATTTTACTATGGTGGAAAGTTTAAAAAAGAACGGGATGGATATCTATATTATGAGCCGGATAATACAGAGGTTGTAATGTGCAAGGATTGTAGAAGGTTCCTGGTGTTCTCCTTGACAAAGGGTTGA